In a genomic window of Arachnia rubra:
- a CDS encoding transposase family protein produces the protein MNTTTSLDRDQILNLCELIHTSRSGNLPPAGSRVLGLFRCIQVTVLILRHNLTQELLADIHTVSQATISRVVAVYTPLIAEALQNWVPSVGDLDPDRQYIIDGTLVSCWSWHDRPELYSGKHHTTGVNLQVACTLAGQLAWISPPLPGSVHDAKAIKESGFLAALDSQSHIGDKGYIGLGMITPAKKPAHGELTDSDKRNNTTINRVRYLIERVIANVKTWRVLHTDYRRPYNTFETTIQAVTGLIFAYSL, from the coding sequence GTGAATACTACCACAAGCCTTGACCGTGACCAGATCCTCAACCTGTGCGAACTGATCCACACATCCCGTTCCGGAAACCTTCCCCCGGCAGGGTCCCGTGTCCTGGGCTTGTTCCGCTGTATCCAGGTCACTGTGTTGATATTGCGGCACAATCTCACCCAGGAGTTGCTGGCCGACATCCACACAGTCTCCCAAGCCACCATCTCACGAGTGGTGGCGGTCTACACTCCCCTGATCGCCGAAGCCCTCCAGAACTGGGTGCCCAGTGTGGGGGACCTCGACCCGGACCGTCAGTACATCATCGACGGTACTCTGGTGTCCTGCTGGTCGTGGCACGACCGTCCCGAGCTGTACTCAGGCAAGCACCACACGACGGGGGTGAACCTGCAAGTGGCCTGCACCCTGGCCGGACAGCTCGCCTGGATCTCCCCGCCCCTGCCGGGTAGTGTGCATGATGCAAAGGCCATCAAGGAATCCGGCTTCCTCGCAGCCCTCGACAGTCAAAGTCATATTGGAGACAAAGGCTACATCGGATTGGGGATGATCACCCCCGCGAAGAAACCCGCCCATGGTGAACTCACCGACAGCGACAAAAGAAACAACACGACCATCAACCGCGTCCGCTACCTCATCGAACGTGTCATCGCGAACGTCAAAACCTGGCGTGTTCTACACACCGATTACCGCCGCCCCTACAACACCTTCGAAACCACAATACAAGCCGTCACAGGACTCATCTTCGCCTACAGTCTATGA
- the csb2 gene encoding type I-G CRISPR-associated protein Csb2, which translates to MPICLDICLMGERYDAGDGEDPRSPEWPPHPARVFAALRSVAKSYELTPLQQLEQLPPPLIHAIVLAPHSRSRTYVVTNATSEKGGNQNHPGHKSNNLKERVSSFPADPRVQFLWTDDVEISDEALAGLDDLARRVPYLGRSTSPVILAFRRAAEIEPLPGLDILEPTDRGQEEISLRVPFPGFLDELEALHESDQPSWQASRARARQSYRVQRPDSGVRAPKAITSDYPDLVILRFIGRHPPGNLVGRFTAALRSKVLSQTQNPLPPALHGHGFDGHPHVAYLGLPFAGFEHADGRLVALAVAIPGLGQAERRRILRGILGADPDRIVELRVPGFNHPFELRYSPSDPLPRSATAGRWIRPARRWVSATPLVLDRYPKNGDLTAAVSLSFEQAGLPVPIGIELSTQPLTHGAVRLAPDELPQRAHGRLYRHVRVTFEQPVEGPVLAGAGRYFGVGLFAPEFGGENDDRQ; encoded by the coding sequence ATGCCCATCTGCCTCGACATCTGCCTGATGGGCGAGCGCTACGACGCTGGCGACGGCGAGGATCCTCGCTCACCGGAATGGCCTCCGCATCCCGCCCGGGTTTTTGCGGCGCTACGCTCGGTCGCGAAATCCTACGAACTTACTCCGCTCCAGCAACTTGAGCAGCTGCCACCTCCGCTGATCCACGCCATAGTCCTGGCTCCCCACAGTAGGAGCCGGACCTATGTCGTCACAAATGCGACGTCCGAGAAGGGTGGCAACCAAAACCATCCAGGCCATAAAAGCAACAACCTCAAAGAAAGGGTAAGCAGTTTTCCAGCGGACCCCAGAGTTCAATTCCTCTGGACCGATGACGTAGAAATCTCCGATGAGGCTCTGGCCGGCCTCGACGACCTCGCACGACGCGTCCCATACCTTGGCCGCTCAACTTCACCCGTCATCCTGGCCTTCCGCAGAGCAGCGGAGATCGAGCCCTTACCTGGATTGGACATCCTAGAACCCACTGATCGTGGACAGGAGGAGATTTCCCTCAGAGTTCCGTTCCCCGGTTTCCTGGACGAGCTGGAGGCCCTCCACGAAAGCGACCAGCCGTCATGGCAGGCAAGCCGGGCCCGGGCACGCCAGTCCTATCGGGTACAGCGCCCCGACTCCGGAGTCCGCGCCCCCAAGGCCATCACATCCGATTATCCGGATCTGGTTATCCTCCGATTCATCGGCCGGCATCCACCGGGCAATCTTGTAGGCCGTTTCACAGCGGCGCTGCGGAGCAAGGTGCTGTCCCAGACACAGAACCCCCTCCCCCCAGCTCTGCACGGTCACGGGTTCGACGGACATCCCCATGTCGCCTATCTCGGGCTTCCTTTTGCAGGTTTCGAGCACGCCGACGGTCGTCTCGTGGCACTGGCAGTTGCAATACCTGGGCTAGGCCAAGCGGAACGCCGCCGGATCCTGAGAGGCATTCTGGGCGCCGATCCAGACCGGATAGTCGAGCTGCGAGTCCCTGGGTTCAACCACCCCTTCGAGTTGCGCTACTCGCCCAGCGATCCGCTGCCACGCAGCGCGACCGCGGGGCGGTGGATACGCCCCGCAAGACGCTGGGTATCCGCCACTCCCCTGGTGCTGGACCGATATCCGAAGAATGGCGATCTCACCGCGGCAGTCAGTCTCTCCTTCGAACAAGCTGGGCTCCCGGTCCCCATCGGCATCGAGCTAAGCACGCAGCCACTGACCCATGGGGCAGTCCGGCTAGCCCCAGACGAGCTGCCTCAAAGAGCTCATGGGCGGCTCTACCGGCACGTCCGGGTGACTTTCGAACAACCAGTGGAGGGTCCCGTGCTGGCTGGGGCTGGACGTTACTTCGGTGTCGGCCTGTTCGCTCCAGAATTTGGAGGGGAAAACGATGATCGCCAGTGA
- the cas7g gene encoding type I-G CRISPR-associated RAMP protein Csb1/Cas7g, with translation MTALSLESLHDKLRDPEFALVRVTATYQPGGGIGSRVFPPTFPTSGSNESPYLLEERIRDGQPRQAVVLDQVPSQANRCDEALKAAWKAGDLRMPMLRLTHEGAAKVVITGLDAPHRAFDAYWRDSLLDGEKFDKTPIGKALQQASLEDATALLQYDPATLAYGGWNSHRKGHQAKFPRFYSSEIVGWDPVVGTRKAGRMDPLNLTGSRNGEGDEWTYSTAAAKGTKAKLSEIGHGNIAPNSAHGGVTITEATRFSTLSLTAVRRIGFGDLTTEATLAARTLLVAFALLGDRLAFGGAGIWLRSGCDLVAESESLEWIGRGGVVEPFTLSTDEALRLYDEALKAAQAAEVPLHLDPIELTPSKSLAAAIDFSMTKAESAGE, from the coding sequence ATGACAGCGCTGTCCCTCGAATCGCTCCACGATAAGCTCCGTGACCCCGAATTTGCCCTAGTCAGGGTCACCGCCACCTACCAACCTGGTGGTGGCATCGGAAGCCGGGTCTTTCCCCCAACATTCCCAACCTCAGGATCAAACGAATCGCCTTACCTCCTGGAGGAGCGCATCCGCGATGGACAGCCCCGGCAAGCTGTGGTCCTCGACCAGGTACCTTCCCAGGCCAATCGATGCGACGAAGCACTCAAGGCCGCTTGGAAGGCAGGGGATCTCCGGATGCCCATGCTCAGGCTCACCCACGAGGGCGCTGCGAAGGTCGTTATCACCGGTCTGGATGCACCGCACCGTGCCTTCGACGCATACTGGCGCGACTCCCTGCTCGATGGCGAAAAATTCGACAAAACCCCTATAGGTAAAGCTCTTCAACAGGCTTCTTTGGAGGACGCAACCGCACTTCTCCAGTACGATCCCGCAACCTTGGCCTATGGCGGATGGAACAGCCATCGCAAGGGCCACCAGGCCAAGTTCCCACGCTTCTACAGCAGCGAGATCGTCGGCTGGGATCCCGTTGTGGGCACGCGCAAGGCAGGCCGGATGGACCCGCTCAACCTCACCGGCTCACGAAACGGCGAGGGTGATGAGTGGACGTACTCGACGGCCGCGGCCAAAGGCACCAAAGCCAAGCTGAGCGAGATCGGGCACGGGAACATCGCCCCGAATTCCGCTCACGGCGGTGTGACCATCACCGAGGCGACTCGTTTCTCCACGCTGAGCCTCACCGCAGTCCGTCGGATTGGGTTTGGTGATCTGACGACAGAGGCCACATTGGCGGCTCGCACGCTCCTGGTCGCCTTCGCACTGCTGGGTGACCGGCTGGCTTTCGGTGGTGCCGGGATCTGGCTGCGCAGCGGCTGTGACCTGGTAGCAGAGTCGGAGTCCCTCGAATGGATCGGACGCGGCGGCGTAGTGGAGCCTTTCACCCTGTCTACTGACGAGGCGCTCAGGCTCTACGACGAGGCGCTGAAGGCTGCGCAGGCTGCCGAGGTCCCGCTGCACCTCGACCCCATCGAATTGACCCCCTCCAAGTCGCTCGCCGCAGCTATCGACTTCAGCATGACCAAGGCCGAGTCCGCAGGGGAGTGA